A single window of Hyla sarda isolate aHylSar1 chromosome 2, aHylSar1.hap1, whole genome shotgun sequence DNA harbors:
- the LOC130357320 gene encoding uncharacterized protein LOC130357320 — protein MQGALEHLNDITGNALRNSPPDDWLTDVLVKRKEDLLQMDYMHKKTEKRLLKSTSSVTMENFTELSSNTTSQVITTLQILRIVVSILMLLFFGIFVYFMVIILNIFFTTPHVRDTPRYILFIHMLLNDLVYLLIAFFFFICVINGIHFPMPICFIITILSTYLRIFNLQVLWVWKSFMMFNFQIVIANFTDALCFSTVAVIITYTYVKVMLVARRMDSGKFAGKTVLLHAFQLLLSMLSFTTTITEIFLVSYIQYLPLINFFLVMSLPRFASPLIYGLRDELFGKAMRKFYLARILSLHRKSK, from the exons CCCGCCAGATGACTGGTTGACAGATGTCTTGGTCAAAAGGAAAGAAGATCTGCTGCAGATggactacatgcacaaaaagacTGAAAAAAG GTTACTGAAGAGTACATCAAGTGTGACAATGGAAAACTTCACTGAGCTTAGTAGCAACACGACTAGTCAGGTCATCACCACCCTACAGATCTTGCggattgttgtctccatcttgaTGCTCCTCTTCTTTGGTATCTTTGTGTACTTCATGGTCATCATACTCAATATCTTCTTCACCACCCCCCATGTCCGGGACACGCCCCGTTACATCTTGTTCATCCACATGCTTCTGAATGATTTGGTCTATCTACTCATCgcatttttcttcttcatttgtGTGATCAATGGCATACATTTCCCTATGCCAatatgttttataattactatctTATCCACTT ACTTGAGGATCTTTAACTTACAGGTTCTCTGGGTCTGGAAGTCATTCATGATGTTCAATTTCCAAATAGTTATAGCAAATTTCACAGATGCTCTTTGCTTTTCCACAGTGGCCGTGATCATCACCTACACCTATGTTAAAGTTATGCTGGTCGCTCGGAGAATGGACTCAGGAAAATTTGCCGGAAAGACTGTCCTGCTCCACGCGTTTCAGCTTCTGTTGTCCATGTTGTCTTTTACCACTACAATTACTGAGATATTTTTGGTATCATATATTCAATACCTGCCTCTTATCAACTTCTTCTTGGTGATGTCTCTTCCTAGATTTGCCAGTCCTTTAATCTATGGCCTGAGAGATGAATTGTTTGGTAAAGCTATGAGAAAGTTTTACTTAGCCAGAATTTTGTCTTTACATCGGAAAAGTAAATAG